A stretch of the Cydia amplana chromosome 6, ilCydAmpl1.1, whole genome shotgun sequence genome encodes the following:
- the LOC134648736 gene encoding heat shock 70 kDa protein 14 — translation MAAAYGIHLGNSSACLASYTNGAPSVIANDAGDRVTPAIIALNGSEWEIGLPAKSGQAASKAIIKHNKRLMNCDFSEEDLTYVESSSSCRIQNDEKLVYEFETSETKLYSNPDNIATKIYDKLFTIASHSMRDDGDLKLVLAAPLHWSNDSRQRIVKCAELAGFDVLQVICEPAAAIMAYNLEDTVEDTNVLVYRLGGSSCDASIVKISGGFISVEKNIFRSDLGGQCLTKDLANYIAQEFKQKWKLDPQESRRAMAKLLNHADNCKNILSTLNSAHVHIESLLDGVDWNQNVSRARFENAISSKIPSYMEPAQKVIEEFDGKISKIVLCGGGMKTPKLQSAIANLLPEAELLSGINPDEVIAVGCARQAGLLLDLPEITLNEPNTEVEFLGKDVYLKYLDQTVKIFKEGSPPFAQNVCNVDVGKDVKTIDFTLHENPDEEQFATETFDVEKLCKPFTLKATLQHSKIVLQVE, via the coding sequence ATGGCTGCAGCGTACGGAATACATTTGGGCAACAGTTCAGCGTGTTTAGCGTCCTACACAAATGGTGCACCTTCAGTAATCGCTAACGATGCCGGTGATCGTGTGACTCCTGCTATAATCGCCCTCAATGGTTCAGAATGGGAGATCGGCTTGCCCGCCAAGTCCGGACAGGCTGCGTCTAAAGCTAtcattaaacataataaaagaTTAATGAACTGTGACTTTAGTGAAGAAGATTTGACCTACGTGGAGTCTTCCTCTTCATGCCGCATTCAGAATGACGAAAAGCTAGTGTATGAGTTTGAAACAAGTGAGACAAAGTTGTATTCAAACCCTGACAACATTGCTACTAAGATTTATGACAAACTATTCACTATTGCCAGCCATTCTATGCGAGATGACGGTGATCTGAAGTTGGTGCTTGCTGCACCATTGCATTGGTCAAATGATAGCAGACAGCGCATTGTAAAATGTGCAGAGTTGGCTGGATTTGACGTGCTTCAAGTAATCTGCGAACCAGCAGCCGCAATCATGGCTTATAACCTAGAAGATACTGTTGAAGATACCAATGTACTTGTGTACAGGCTGGGTGGATCATCTTGTGACGCTTCAATTGTCAAAATAAGTGGAGGCTTCATCAGTGTTGAGAAAAACATATTCCGATCTGATTTGGGTGGCCAATGTTTGACCAAAGATttggccaactatattgcacaggAATTTAAACAGAAGTGGAAGCTAGATCCACAAGAAAGCAGGCGAGCAATGGCAAAATTACTCAACCATGCGGACAACTGTAAGAACATTTTGTCAACTCTCAACTCTGCTCATGTTCACATTGAGTCTTTATTAGATGGTGTGGATTGGAACCAGAATGTCTCCAGAGCCAGGTTTGAGAATGCCATTTCATCTAAAATCCCTTCATACATGGAGCCAGCACAGAAAGTAATTGAAGAATTTGATGGAAAAATTAGTAAAATTGTTCTTTGTGGCGGAGGTATGAAAACACCCAAGTTGCAATCTGCTATTGCTAACTTGTTGCCTGAAGCCGAGCTACTGTCCGGTATCAATCCGGATGAGGTGATTGCCGTTGGCTGTGCCCGACAAGCAGGGCTTTTACTGGACCTACCAGAGATTACACTCAATGAACCTAACACCGAGGTTGAGTTTCTAGGCAAGGATGTCTACCTAAAATACCTGGATCAAACTGTAAAGATTTTTAAGGAAGGTTCTCCGCCATTTGCCCAAAATGTTTGCAATGTTGATGTGGGTAAAGATGTGAAGACAATTGACTTCACTCTGcatgaaaatcctgatgaggaaCAATTTGCTACAGAAACCTTTGATGTTGAGAAGCTATGTAAACCATTTACCTTAAAAGCTACATTACAACACTCAAAAATTGTTTTACAAGTTGAATGA
- the LOC134649222 gene encoding lamin-A-like produces the protein MMDLKQETTSSDDRLQNILQSLSKCKIEFKNEKEEIKTLRENNVKLELELKESRETEKSHRCHLATSREMIGNLQETVSQLVYLKRDIKKLNEDIVSKDAIILGLEKDKESIIQKHNASIQELRSAHEKHIEGVTIANERKIQQIQQDFDTSAAQMSCALEELRAKNKDQEASYKDKMNEVVLEYEEKIQRSAALVAQLQEQLSRQAASTDANIDAYRRRLEELEEKLKQSQFKNYLAQSFLPSESQVERPYSMDRDPYEQCSVDLSPVLDAPKKVISATQKTKPNTLQVTYYGNKTPSAQRNEKKGQFNITKKRKLYNDKEFLDF, from the exons ATGATGGATCTTAAACAAGAGACTACTTCATCTGATGATCGGCTACAAAACATTTTGCAGAGTTTATCGAAATGTAAAATT GAATTCAAAAACGAAAAAGAAGAAATTAAAACGCTTCGAGAAAATAACGTGAAACTGGAATTAGAACTGAAAGAGTCTCGTGAAACCGAAAAATCGCATCGTTGCCATTTAGCAACTTCACGAGAAATGATAGGAAATCTTCAGGAAACTGTGTCGCAACTTGTATATCTCAAAAGAGACATTAAGAAGTTGAATGAAGATATTGTATCTAAAGATGCTATCATATTGGGACTGGAAAAA GACAAGGAAAGTATTATACAGAAGCACAATGCCAGCATTCAGGAGTTACGTAGCGCGCATGAGAAGCACATCGAGGGCGTGACAATAGCTAATGAAAGAAAAA TTCAGCAGATCCAGCAAGACTTCGATACATCGGCCGCACAAATGTCTTGCGCCCTTGAGGAGTTACGAGCCAAGAACAAGGACCAAGAAGCATCTTATAAGGACAAG atGAACGAAGTGGTATTGGAATATGAAGAGAAAATTCAGCGCAGCGCAGCACTAGTGGCGCAGTTGCAGGAGCAGTTGTCGCGACAAGCAGCTAGCACTGATGCCAACATCGACGCGTATCGAAGG AGGCTTGAGGAATTAGAGGAGAAACTAAAACAGAGTCAGTTTAAGAACTACTTAGCTCAGAGCTTCCTTCCTTCGGAATCCCAAGTTGAAAGGCCCTATTCGATGGACAGAGATCCATATGAACAATGCTCAGTGGATTTAAGCCCAGTACTCGATGCACCGAAGAAAGTGATTTCGGCGACGCAGAAAACTAAACCCAATACTTTACAAGTTACGTACTATGGGAATAAAACGCCAAGTGCACAGCGAAATGAGAAGAAAGGGCAATTTAATATTACGAAAAAAAGGAAGCTTTACAATGATAAAGAGTTTTTGGATTTCTAA